TTTCTCATTTATTTCATCAGACACTTTCTGAGGGGGCATTTTGTCGTTAGTAAAGGAGCTAAAAGAATTCATGCGCAGATTATAATGCTTCATTCAGTGATTGAATCGTGGCTTGAGATTTATGTCTCAAGCAAACTACTCAGGTTTTAGCAAATTGTCGATAGTTGTTCCCCCTTCGTTACAGGAAAAGCCCGCGCTCGCGCAAGAAACTGACATAGGGTTAGCGAGTCGCTTGCCGCCGATTGAGTTTCCTGCTGAATTGCCGGTATCGGGCAAACGCGCCGTGATTGCGGCCGCCATTGCCGCGCATCAGGTCGTGATTGTGTGCGGTGAGACCGGTTCTGGCAAAACCACCCAATTACCCAAAATTTGTCTGACGCTTGGACGTGGTTTAGGCGCAGGCGGCAAGGGGCTGATTGGCCATACTCAGCCACGGCGTCTGGCGGCGAGTGCTACCGCACGGCGCATTGCGCAAGAGCTACAAACGCCAGTGGGAGAGGTCGTCGGCTATAAAGTTCGTTTTACTGACAAGCTCAGTCGCAGCACATCCGTCAAACTGATGACGGATGGTATTTTGTTAGCTGAGACGCAATCGGATCCTCTGCTGCGCGCTTATGACACCTTAATTATTGATGAAGCGCATGAGCGCAGCCTAAATATAGATTTTTTATTGGGCTATCTAAAAGAAATTCTGCCGCGTCGGCCGGATTTAAAGTTAATCATTACCTCCGCTACATTAGATGCTGAGCGTTTTGCAAAACACTTTAGTCACGCGGGGGTTAATGCGCCAGTGATTGAAGTAAGTGGCCGCCTGTACCCCGTTGAAATACGTTATCGCCCGCTGCAACAAGAGGTCCGACGGGGAGCGGATGAGCCAGCGCGTAAGACGCCCGCGACTGAGCCCGATAAACTTGAAAAGGGAGGGGCTGCTGGGCGTGACTTGACCGACGCTATAGTGGATGCGGTTGATGAACTCGCGCGCGCAGGGTCTGGCGATGTACTGGTATTTTTGCCGGGCGAGCGTGAAATTCGTGATACAGCGCAAGCGCTGCGCCAACATCACCCGGCACATACAGAAATTTTGCCTCTATTTGCACGTCTCTCAATGACTGAGCAAGAGCGTGTATTTAAAGCAGGCAATGCGCGTAGGATTGTGCTTGCCACGAACGTAGCTGAAACTTCGTTAACGGTGCCTGGTATCCGTTATGTAATCGATACCGGCTTAGCGCGGGTTAAGCGCTATTCTTATCGCAATAAGGTCGAACAATTACGCATTGAGCCAATTTCGCAAGCTGCCGCACAACAACGCGCGGGTCGTTGCGGGCGAGTGGCGGATGGCATCTGTATTCGTTTATACGATGAAGCGGATTGGCAATTGCGGCCGCGCTTTACTGATCCAGAAATTTTGCGCTCTTCACTGGCGGCCGTCATTTTAAAAATGAAGTCGCTACACTTAGCTGAGGTCGAGAAATTTCCTTTTCTTGAACCACCGCCGGCTAAGGCTATTGCCGATGGCTATCAGTTATTGGCTGAATTAGGCGCGGTGGATAACGCCCATGAGTTGACAGCGGTGGGCCAAGCGCTGGCGAAATTGCCGTTGGACCCGCGCATCGGTCGGATGATTCTTGCGGCGCAAGAACAACACGCTTTGCACGAGATATTGATTATCGCGAGTGCCTTGTCGGTCCAAGACCCACGCGATCGTCCGCTCGAGCAACAGAGCGCGGCGGATGCCGCCCACCGTAAATTTGCTGATCCTAAATCAGAATTTTTATCTTTTCTAAAAATCTGGCAGTGGTTCGACGAAGCGTTGACGCATAAAAAATCAAACCGGCAGTTGCTGGATCTATGTCGCGCCAACTTCCTGTCACATTTACGTTTACGTGAATGGCGTGAGGTGCATAGTCAACTGTTAACCGTTGTGGGGCAGCAAAGCTGGCGGATTAACCAGGCAAACGCAACGTTTGAACAAATCCATCTGTCTTTGTTAAGCGGGTTATTGGGAAATCTTGGACTTAAAGCTGAGAGTGAACCTCATTATTTGGGTGCTCGTAGCATTAAATTTCATCTGTGGCCTGGTTCTCATTTAGCCAAAAAAGCCGGGCGCTGGATGATGGCGGCTGAGTTAGTTGAGACTAGCCGCTTATTTGCGCGCACCATCGCAATCATCGAGCCAACTTGGGTTGAGCGTGCCGGCGCACATTTGCTGCGGCGCTCCATCGGTGAACCACACTGGGAAAAGAAAGCCGCCCAGGTTGTCGCCTTCGAGCGCGCAACATTATATGGCTTAACGGTTTATCATCGCCGCCGCATAAGTTTTGGGAAACAGTCGGCGCAGGCTGCGCAGCAAGCACGGGATATTTTTATCCGTGCCGCCTTGGTTGAAGGCGAATTTGACACTAAATTGCCATTTTTTAAACATAATCGGCAATTGATCGCTGAAATTGAGCAACTTGAACATCGTTCTCGGCGGCAAGATATTTTGATTGACGATGAATTGATTTATGCTTTTTATAACCAGGCTATTCCGGCTGATATTTATACGGGAGCTGATTTTGAGCATTGGTATCGTCAAGCGCTGCGTGGTAAACAAGTTAAAAACGAAAAGCTACTTTTCTTAAGCCGCGATGACCTCATGCGGCATGAAGCCGCGGGCGTGACCACTGAGCTCTTTCCCAAAAAACTGACCCTGGCAGGCATTGAAATGGCGGTGTCATATCACTTTGAGCCAGGCTCGCCACGAGATGGGGTGACTTTGGCGGTGCCCATTTTTGCTTTAAACCAAGTCGATGCACATGGTTGCGAATGGTTAGTTGCGGGGATGCTTAAAGAAAAAGTTCATTTATTACTTAAATCATTGCCGCAAAAATTGCGCCGGCATTGCATTCCTCTGCCAGCTTATGCGGCTAGTTTTGTTGAGCGTGCAACGTTTGGTGTGGGCGATTTAATTGGGGCGCTAAGTGCGGATATTCGCGCGCAAAAACAGCTCACTTTGCATCCTACGGATTTTAAACTTGAGACCTTGCCGGCGCATCTTTTCATGAATTTCAAGGTGATCGATGAATATGGCCGGCAGCTTGCCGCAGGCCGCAATCTTGCACAATTGCGGGCCGAATTAGGGGCTCAAGCGCAGCAGAGTTTCCAGAAAATTGCGGTTAAAACAATAACTGGCGCGACCGCAGAAAAAGTCAACGCAGAAAATCACCAAGAAGTGCAAAAATCGGTGGCGCCGACGGTTCATTACAAAAACTTAACTCACTGGAGTTTTGGCAGCTTGCCAGAAATCATGGAGATTGAGCGCGACGGTGAAACTTTGATGGGCTATCCAGCGCTGGTTGATCGCGGTGAGGTTTGCGACCTGGAGCTTTTTGATTTACCGCAAAAGGCTGTGCGTGTTCATCGGACCGGTTTACGGCGGCTTTTTACACTACAATTGCGTGACGCCATTCGTTTTATCGAGAAAAATCTACCCAACTTTCAGCAAATGGCGATGCAATACATGCCGCTTGGCACCGCAGATGAACTGCGCGCGCAAATTATTACATGTGCGCTTGAGCGCGCGTGCTTGCGCGAGCCATTACCTACCGATGCAACAACTTTTGCAACACGCTGCGATGAAGGGCGCAGCCGCTTTACACTACTTGCTCAAGAAATTAGCCGCTTAGCGGCGCAAATTTTTACGGTTTACACAACCGTAGTAAAAAAACTCGCTTCAGTAAAAAGCTTTACGGCTGCCCATACGGATATGACGCAGCAATTACACGCTTTGATGGGGAAATATTTTTTGACCGACACGCCTTA
The Mycoavidus cysteinexigens genome window above contains:
- the hrpA gene encoding ATP-dependent RNA helicase HrpA produces the protein MGLASRLPPIEFPAELPVSGKRAVIAAAIAAHQVVIVCGETGSGKTTQLPKICLTLGRGLGAGGKGLIGHTQPRRLAASATARRIAQELQTPVGEVVGYKVRFTDKLSRSTSVKLMTDGILLAETQSDPLLRAYDTLIIDEAHERSLNIDFLLGYLKEILPRRPDLKLIITSATLDAERFAKHFSHAGVNAPVIEVSGRLYPVEIRYRPLQQEVRRGADEPARKTPATEPDKLEKGGAAGRDLTDAIVDAVDELARAGSGDVLVFLPGEREIRDTAQALRQHHPAHTEILPLFARLSMTEQERVFKAGNARRIVLATNVAETSLTVPGIRYVIDTGLARVKRYSYRNKVEQLRIEPISQAAAQQRAGRCGRVADGICIRLYDEADWQLRPRFTDPEILRSSLAAVILKMKSLHLAEVEKFPFLEPPPAKAIADGYQLLAELGAVDNAHELTAVGQALAKLPLDPRIGRMILAAQEQHALHEILIIASALSVQDPRDRPLEQQSAADAAHRKFADPKSEFLSFLKIWQWFDEALTHKKSNRQLLDLCRANFLSHLRLREWREVHSQLLTVVGQQSWRINQANATFEQIHLSLLSGLLGNLGLKAESEPHYLGARSIKFHLWPGSHLAKKAGRWMMAAELVETSRLFARTIAIIEPTWVERAGAHLLRRSIGEPHWEKKAAQVVAFERATLYGLTVYHRRRISFGKQSAQAAQQARDIFIRAALVEGEFDTKLPFFKHNRQLIAEIEQLEHRSRRQDILIDDELIYAFYNQAIPADIYTGADFEHWYRQALRGKQVKNEKLLFLSRDDLMRHEAAGVTTELFPKKLTLAGIEMAVSYHFEPGSPRDGVTLAVPIFALNQVDAHGCEWLVAGMLKEKVHLLLKSLPQKLRRHCIPLPAYAASFVERATFGVGDLIGALSADIRAQKQLTLHPTDFKLETLPAHLFMNFKVIDEYGRQLAAGRNLAQLRAELGAQAQQSFQKIAVKTITGATAEKVNAENHQEVQKSVAPTVHYKNLTHWSFGSLPEIMEIERDGETLMGYPALVDRGEVCDLELFDLPQKAVRVHRTGLRRLFTLQLRDAIRFIEKNLPNFQQMAMQYMPLGTADELRAQIITCALERACLREPLPTDATTFATRCDEGRSRFTLLAQEISRLAAQIFTVYTTVVKKLASVKSFTAAHTDMTQQLHALMGKYFLTDTPYEQLVHFPRYLQAIALRSDKLKNDAVRDARLWTEFSPLQVRYSRTQAQRRQSADAVDPQLQAFRWLLEELRVSLFAQELRTPMPVSIKRLHTVWESIER